AACGGAACCTATGTGCATGGCTGAAAGCTGTTCGGGCTTTAAGTTCTATAACAGCGACTACGAATAATCCATTAGGACTTCTACATGAGGGCCTACGGGTGAACACCTACATGTCTATGTCTAGGGCTATTGTAGTCTAGAGTAGGTTTCTAGAAAAGAAACAGCACAGCACAAGAAGCCTGTGGAAGTTGTTACAGGGGCATCTCCAACAAGAATATGCAAGACAGATAATACAGCTAGGGCATCAGCAAGGAGATCTGGGGAGAGGGTAGCTCCTCTAAGCCGAGCCCGTAGGTATGTTGGATGATGAAACTGTTAAGAGTTTACTGCACTGTGAAAAGATGAAGTACAAGCCAGGGAAGAAGAATGATCACAGGTTCTCTCTTCCTTAAAGTAATCCATGTGGCTGAATCCCTTCTCAGACTCAGAGAGCACAGATCCTGTTATTTCTCAATAACTACTTCTTTTTCATAACCGTTGACTTAAGTGTCACTTCAAAGTTTCAGAGAcagaggcctggggagatggttcagaaggaaagagtccttgcgtgcaagcaggaggacctgaattTGTATCCCCAGCGCCCCAATAAAAAGCCAGGATCACATGTGCTTGCACCTATAACCTCAGTGCTGTgcaaggtggagacaggagggctgCTGTACCTTCACAGTTGCCAGcctagttccaggttcagtgagagactctgtctcaagggaataaggagagggggagtgggagagtgggagacTGGCATTCTCCTCTGGTTTCTTCATACTAGTGCACACATGTCTTCATACAGTCtacatgtataacacacacacacacacacacacactcacatacacgaaGTAAAGTAGAAGGAACCAAAGTTTCACAGGACATCCCTTATGGTGTCATCGTGTTCAAACATTTAGCAAGGAGAGGCTGGCAaggtagctcagtgagtaaaagagCTTGCTCCACATCTCTGGCGACCTGAGCTTGATGCGAAGAACACAGTAAGGAGAAAACATCAAGAAAAGTGTTCCCTGACTTCTATATACATACTGtggcatggacacacacacacacacacacacacacacacacacattattttttaagttaaggTTTGCATTTCTGTCCAGTTGATATTTTGCTCTATATGAAGCCACTGGCTGACACCATTTATAATTTTGCCTCTTTATCCCATGAACTGCAACGTTTTGTTGAAGCTATTTCATGTTTCGTATTGCCACAAGGTGTCCTTCATTGTTGATAATTTTTCTGTAATATCATTAGCCAGAAGCCTTGCTTCAGTGAGTCCTAAAAGCACTTTTGAGGGGAGGAAGCTATGGCTTGAGGAAAGAGACGAGGAGAGTGCCTTTCCTTCACTTACCTTGGTCTATCAACTCATCCATGCAAGAAGACGTTGATGCGGCATCTACAATCAGTGTGCCAAGCTGTGGTCTAAGTTCTGCGAATGCAGTTGTGCACACAGCAAGCATACGGCCTTCTTTCAAACGGTGAGCATCTAGCTCAGTGGACAGCACCTGCCCAGATGTTCTGGAGCTCTTTGCCAATCAATGATAAGTCAGAGAATCTGTACTTTCAgagttatttcttctttaaattttgtatctCAGGAGAGGCATAGGGTATAACTCATTCCttgctcctaaagaaatggagtataaatagatttaaaagactGAATATGACCTCACAGGCAGGCCTGGAGATGACTGATGTGTGTTGAATGTCAACTGTGTACTAGGAGCTGTACTCTAGCCTGAATAAGGCAATGTATAAAAACAGACAGGGTACTGTCTTCACGGAACGCATAGTCTAGTGTAAGGTATCAGAGGCTGATAAGTAGAGAATTGCAACTATGATAAAGGCTGTGAGGCAGATTTAAACAGCACATGAGGTGGGGGAGTGTACAGAGTGTGAACTGGGGGTGTGTACAGAGTGTGAACTGGGGGTGTACAGAGTGTGAACTGGGGGTGTGCACAGAGTGTGAACTGGGGTGTGTGTACAGAGTAGGAACTGGGGGTGTGTACAGAGTGTGAACTGTGGGGGTGTACAGAGTGTGAACTGAGGTGTGTGTACAGAGTGTGAACTGGGGTGTGTGTACAGAGTGTGAACTGGGGGAGTGTACAGAGTGGGAACTGGGGGTGTAACAGAGGGTGAACTGGGGGATGTGTACAGAGAGTGTGAACTGGGGGTGTACAGAGAGTGTGAACTGGGTGTGTGCACAGAGTGTGAACTGGGGTTGTGTGAACTGGGAGTGTGTACAGTGTGAATTGGGGTGTGTGTACAGAGTAGGAACTGGGGTGTGTACAGAGGTGAACTGGGGGTGTGCACAGAGGTGAACTGGGGTGTGCACAGAGTGTGAACTGGGGTGTGTGTACAGAGTAGGAACTGGGGGGTGTGTACAGAGTGTTAGAGTAGGAAGTGGGGGGTTGTACAGAGTGTTAGGTGGGAATTTGAGGAGACTGTGAGGGAGGAACAGAAATCCAGGCATGGAACAGAAACGTTTAGCATAGCTCTCTTTTTCCAGGCTTGCAGCAGTCTGTGACTGGGTCTGGGAAGACTCAACTTGAGTCTCCAGAATGACTTAGGCAATCCTAAGAGATTATTTATCTTGAGAGCCCAAGCTTTATGTCAGATTTCCCTTTAATCATTAGTGGTCTCATTTGTAAAGTTGGGGTGACATGTTCCTTGAAGACTGTGAGGGTGACCTTCAATAAAGCAAGTATAAAAGTGTGCACAACagccagacacactcacagaagcaggcaggtaggcatgctgtgtttggttcaggaaaatGTGCAGGCACGTGAAAGCAGGGCCTAGGAGGGAACACCTAGGACGTGGTGTTTGAATGAGCATGGCCCCTgtaggctcacatgtttgaatgcttaggcTGTAGCTGGTGGACTGCTTgggagaaggattgggaggtgtggccttggtggagatgtgtcactggggtaggctttgaggttacAAAAGACCACTCCAGGACTAGTCTCCCTGCCACACCTCTCCCTCCAAGTTAGTGGAAGAAGCACCTGCCTCCAGGGAGACCACCATGTCAGTGGTTCTGTCTCCTGTTATTGTGACTCCCTACAACCTGGGTGTCCATTTGATTAGACTTCTGATGGATTTCTGATGGTCCAAGATGACCAGGAGTCAGACAACAGGGCATAAGAGACAGCACATAAAAGCCTCCCAGGGCACGGTCCAGGAAAGAGAAGACATCTAGAAAGGGTAGAAGAGACGGATTTTTCGTTTCTGTTTTAGTGGCTGGCTTTGTTCTAAGCACTTTACATGGATTGTGTCCTTCATGTCTCGTGATAAAAGCAAAGTataggtatgcatgtgtgagtgcatatatatgcatagacacacacagatgggggGAGTGTTAAAATTTTTCTGGCAAAGCAGTAGAAATGTCTCTCCTGCTTAGATGAAGGCAGCCTACTGACGTAGAGTTAAATTATTTCGGTAGGTGTTAATATTGCAGCTTTTAAAGAAGCTGGGGTAGAAAATAGGACTCATTAATGTGCAGTGTGCTGAGCTCCAGGCTGTTGACAGGGACAGGAGGCAGGCTGAGCTATTGCCTCTGCTGCAGTTCTCAGTTCTGCTCTGTCACTGCCTGCGTGGGTGGCGTGTGATCAGGAGACAGGTGGCCTGCTCCTGAAAGCCACGGGAACGTCTGTACTTCGACCAACAGCAGGGATACTGGCAGAAGAGCGGTTCCCCATTCTGCCTCAAACTGGGAAGATCAGAAACATTCTCAGGAAATAAACACCCACCTTAGCTTGTGCTCCTAGACCTTAGTGTGCCTAACAGTCAACACGAAGCTGATTAAAGACGCAGGTTCCTGGGCCCCAGCTGCAGGACTTCATTTCAGTAGAGCTGATCAGGGACTTAGTAATCTGTCTTTTGGGACTTCTTCAGGGATGTGGGGTGATCTGTTCACCTCAGTGTAATTCTTTTGGGTGAAAGTGTGATGGATGTAGAGCTGATAAAAGACAGGAAGATTCTCGGGTGACCAGGTACAATATTCAAACCCATTGACGTAAAGTACAATGTGAAGAGATGTTAAGGGAATAAGCATAACAATGGGAGAATGTGTACACATAGTTAAAGGGTCATGAGCGTGTGTGTGGGTCTTAGTTAAAGGGTTAGCCAGATGTGATTACTCTGCAAATGGAGGCAGCAATGGGAAACAGAATCAATGACGGTGTGGAAAGACTGGCCTCCCTGAGGGGTGGGTGCTTCTTCCAGTAACATCTGGCCTCAACCGCCTCATCTTCAGGATGGTCAGAAGGTAGAAGTCAGTAAATATATGAGTGGCCTCTCCAAAGTTAGAATGGGCCACCATTGTTTCCTAAAGGAAATATTCACCCAATAGCAAGATGTTCTGTCCTTTGAGAGACGGGTCTACTTCATTGggattgaaagaaagaaagaaagaaagaaagaaagaaagaaagaaagaaagaaagaaagaaagaaaggaaggaaggaaggaaggaaggaagaaaggaaggaaggaaggaagaaaaaaagaaagaaagattggagAGTGCTTTGAGATCATCTTTTGTACTAGCAACATGGGCTTGTATATGTAGATCTCCTCCCCCACTGTTCTCTAACTGTGAACATCACCAAACCTCTTAAAACCTATGCCTTTACATCAACTAGATGGACACGATCAAAGGTGGATTCTGTGTCCATGAACACAAATGTGAACTGGAATCATATTAAGTCCCAGAGAAGAATACATATTGCTTGGTCCTCTGGTGCCTGCTGGATTGTGTGATGTCTACATGTGTTATATAAAATGATGCACACATGAAAGGTACTGCTATTATTTCAGACACTATTTAAGCTTGAGCTATTGTAAAGGTGACTTTGAATCAGGAAATGCGTCATGGAATGACATCACAGGAGTGCTTTTCGGTTGTATATTATCCCTCCCGATTTTCCCACTCTTGAATCCAGAACTCGCCTTGGGTCATTCTGTAGCATGCTCTTCATCCCGAGCTCCAAGTTGCACCAGGCACTGTGATCTTGTTTGCTCCACTGAAAACTCTACATTCACCAAAGCAACGATCTTCACACATCTGCCAATCCCTGACCTCTATTCATCCTCACAGATCCCAGACGTCTATTTAAGCAACAAGTCACACGAGCCTCCTGCATTGGACATCTCAGCTTCCTTGACTTAGTATCTCTATTCACTCCAACACACATTCTTGGGTAGTCTAGGTTCCTCTTCTCCAGGAAAATGGCTTCTCCATCTCGATGCTGCTCCAGGGGCTCCTgagtccctcctcccccatcgTGTTCTTCCTTTAGTGTTCAGTCCTTGTTTTCATGATGGCTCCCCCTGGAAGCTTGCTCTCAGACATCTCTACAGTTGAATTCAACCATGTGATGAACGGTACCTCTTAGAATGACAGGACTGTATCAACGAACTTTCTTCATTCCCTACACCCTGAAGTCACTTCTCTACACAAGAAGTCTCTGCTGCATGCAGAGCCCTGGGGTTGCTCATTTACTTTGATTACTGATTTACTTGATGATGCCCTCCTGAGTCTAGCATTACTCTGAGGTCATAATGCCGACCTTCATTTGTAGCAAGCATTATAGTTTATAATGTCTTTAAAAGACTATTATTTAATAGAGGTCTTGGAACGATCTTTTTTCTTTACTcctttatattataatttaactgtgtcatttcccctttcctttttctgtctctaaacCTTCTCATGGGCACCACCTGGCTGTCTTTCAAATTCTtagcctctttttaaaattgttgttacatgtgtatatgtatacatatatacaagtatgtTCCTTAATATAACCTGCTAAGTCTGAATGTTACTCAGGTGTATGTTTACAGGGCTAATCAtgtggtattggataaccaatcagTATGCTCTTCTCTGAGGGAAGACTGTTTCCCTCAccctcagcatttcttagttgcttgAGGATCTTTGTAATTCAATGGCTCTCAATCAGAGATGATTTTGTTCCCCCAAGAGACTTTTGACAACATTTGGAGGCCCTTCTGGCTGTTACAATGAAGGCAATAAGAATGCTACTGAAATTTTATTGATAAAGGCCAGCATGATGCTCAAAGTGCCACAACATGCAGGATCCTGCACGCCAGAGATTCATCTGATCTAAAGCATCAGTAGGGGGGAAAACTTGATGCAAGGTCGTTAAGCTTTCTTACGGGACTCTACTTTGCTAGTTGTGACTCTAGGAATCCTTCTCTTCAGGACTACATGCAAGGTCCTGTGGTCCTATTGTGACAGTTAGGCACCTGGAGTAATAAAATCTCCTCATTAAGAGAAacaaactggggctggagagatggctcagtggttaagagcactgactgctcttccagaggtcctgagttcaaatcccagcaaccacatggtggctcacaaacatctgtaatgggataaggtgctgtcttctggtgtgtgtgtactcatataaataaaaaattaattaaaaaaaggagagaaacaaactGACGATTTCAAGTTTGTGCAATGTCATACCTGTGAAAATAGAGGCAAGTTAACattgaccttttaaaaatatatttatttttattttatgtgcattgatgtttggCCTGGATGCAAGTCAgatattggagttacagacagttgggagctgccatgtgggtgctgatttgaacccaggtcttctggaagagcagtcagtgcttttaaccccaCTGGTCCACCACATAGAGAGCAGGTATCAGGGCGGAGTTGTTCTATCTTACTCTGCATCTTTCGGTCTTTCCTCAGCATCAGCTGTCACAGTTCCCTCATTGCCTCCAGTCTGTGCATTTTATACCTCCCTGGAAGAAGCTGCTGGGACTAAGTCCAGATGCTTGCATGGTGGGTTccacaacagaaaagcaatggATCATGCAAAAAAGTAACTGTCAGATCACAGTGAATTCAGGCCCCAAAAATGTATTACCGAAGCGCTTGTGGGTTTCCACAGCTTCTATAACTCAAGCAATGACAAgagctggcgaggatatggaggaATTGGAACCATCGTCTGTTGTTGCTAGGAACATGAAAGGATGCAGCTGTTTTGGAAGACGTCCTGGTAGCTCTGCATCAGGTTAGACATAGCATTACCATTTGCCCAGCAGAAGAGTGGAAGGAACCGAACTTCACCCTTGTGAATGGTTAAATGAAACTCGTATATTCCCACAATAGAATAAGGAAGTCCAAATACATGCCACACTTGGATGAACCTTCAAAACATACCAGGTTAAAGAATTTGGTCGTGAGCAATCAGGCTTTGAGTGATTCCATTAATACAGAAAAATTCATAGAAATGGAAGGAGATTTGTTGTTGCCTTGGGATGAAGAGTTGAGGAGAAATAGTGACTACTAAGTGGTCCAGGATTTATGGATGATTGATTGGAATGGCCTCAAACTGATGGCCAAGATGGTTATAAAACTCTTTGACCAGTAACAGTCAGTGAGTGATATACCTTAAGTGCTGGTATACTAATTAGCTCTCCATAAAACTTCTGATAAATAAGAAACAGagataaagaaggaagagaaagggaagccgAAGAAAAGACGTGTGTAGTCTCTTGAATGTCCCTTGGCTGCATCTCTTCAAAGCATCTCAAGTTATTAGGAATATGAAGGATGGAAACGTCACCTTTCTCTCCTCACCTCAGTTCTTTCCTGATCTTTAGTTGTGTTTAGAAATTAAACTATCTTTAAGCAGGTTAAGAAGAGAAGAGGCATACACGTTTTACTAACTTTGTGTGCCTTGGAAATTTCCACAAGACAGTGACGTCTGGAAAAATGTCCAAAGCAAAATGCACTTCTACTTTGTAAACAAAGAGGAATAAATCTCAGGAGAGAGGCTAGACATAAGAGGATGGCTAAacacagggaagacagaggagactAAATTCCATGAAGCAAGGCTTCTCTGCAGTCCCCACTGGCCACCTGGCTCTGAGCTGATAAAGCTATCGTCAGTTAGGAATGATTAATGCCCTGTCATTagacagcagtgagaaaagcagAAAGTTTCTCTGTGTTGGAATAGTTTTAAGGCCAATAAACCTCAGTGTCCTAAGAGGAAATGTTTTGGGTTCCTTCAGCTTCCAGGAGAAGATACAGTCCAGTAATAGGGAGCTCCAGCTTTGGAGTCACGAAGACTGAGCTGGGTCAGACAGGCTTCTGGACTGCTGGGTTCTCCCAACAGTGCGGACTCTGGAATTCGGGTGCGGTGTGAGAACTCTCCTTTCAGTATGCATCAGACCTTCTGGGGGTTCTCAAAATATACTTGGCTATATTCCACTGACCGAGtatctgaggcagggggattgagtGAGAGCAGGGATTCTGAATTAACAGTCTCTTAGTGACTACCATGCTGCCGGTCCTAGAACCACATGATCTGTAATAATATTTAGTCTGAAATAATATGTAGATGTAATTTGCAAATAACACGGAAATCCGTACTTTAAATTAGTTATGCGTGTTAACACGAATGCTTTATAAATACTTTATTTGCAGTCTCCAAATGTTGATAAAGAAGTAGCTGCAGTTTTTGATAAAATGATAAGAAGGATTAAAGAATAGAATCAAAAGACCCAAGCCATATAGTTGGAttcaagaaattcttttttttttttttttggtcagggtctcttttagagttttatttatttactctacttgtcctgaactttgaggtctgtagatacaatataatttctaatcgacctctaaatactcggccacaccctggcttaccttggcaacaaaagtagggccattgtctgcccagattaccttgggcactccagacctggggaagatttcttccagtatcttcttgatgactacagAGGCCGTCTTTTGCTTGGTGgagaaagcttctatctattcctgaaaaggtatctacaagcactaggagatactgtgaccatattttcctggttttatctcagtgaagttcacttcgacttcccactaaactctctaggtctctttgccctgtttgcttgctaagcattcacttactgaTGTACCTTATacttttttactgcctctctggctaaaatcttaaagtctattacatacaccttaactacttggacaagcttcttatctcctaaatgagtccatttgtgtatttggcaaagtgagtcttttgtttgttctcttggGAATATagtttcccctcaagtgtgccattgtcttttttcttctaagcaatttgggccctttcttctgttgtacattctaagtgggGCCATCCCTTAAtccgatcccagttcccagtggctgtctcaaGAAATTCTTGAACTATAATGTCTTCATCGATGAAAAATAGTCCTAAGTATGGCTCCTCAGCAGAGATCATGGGATGATAACCTGAAAGCACGTGGCAAATCCTAAACGCACCTTTCCTTgagctctttctcttctgtttgtttgctctgACCTATTctggttcatttgtttttatcttatctattactattattattattattattattaattcttatTTGTATTCTTGTacataagagaaagaaatggtgtAGAtttgggagggaagggaaatgggaagaatctgggaggagttggaggaggagaatCATAATAAtactgtattgtattgtatttttaaaaagctactgtaaatataaaataaattcaaattaaaaaattaaaaagagataccccaaataattcaaaatactaaaacaggcaagacatttaaaaaagtgtgttccataccaaaaaaaaaaaaaaaacaaaaacaaaaaaccaaaacctaatgaaaagaaattcttaaaatCATTAGCCAGGAGCCAAAAATATTCATGCCAAACTGTCACTGCACACCTATTAAAATGTCCAAAATCAGGAAGAAAGGATAATTTTCTGGAAGGGTGATGCCATAGCACGTGCAGCCTCTTTTAAAGTTAGACACATTCTTACCTAGTGACTGGGAAATCAGTCATAAGTATCTACTGAAGGGAATGAAGAAGAAACTTTATACCGAAACCTCTGTGCATTTATAGAGACTTTATTCATAAGTACTTATGCACGGTTATAATAATTTTTTACAAACGAGATATTCCACACGTGCTTCGGATGGCACATTTGTATGGGACACCGTACTGTGGAACTCTTCTCAGTAACTAAAAGAGGTGGGTGACCGACAGCGCAGTCGAGTCTCAAAAGCAGGGGTAACCCAGAGACTGACTCACGAGGCATAGCCCCACTTATTTACAACCTGGAATAGGCAAAATTGTAGGGACAAACATCAGATTGTTGGGTAGCAGAACTAGGTATTGGGAAAGGCGAGGCTGCAGAGGGATATGGGGAGGTGCTGTTACCTGTCCAGTCTCCTCTACGGTGTGATTTCAGTGCTGTCTGCAGAACCGTATGCTACACGGTTAAAAAGCTGGCCTTTATTTTACACACTGTacctcaacaaaaagaaaagtcagtgtAAAGTTAGAAAGTGCCAACTGATGAAAATTACTGATCATTTGAGCTTAACCAGTTCTACATTTAAGCTAGGGCTGAAGCGATCAATTTCAGCAGCTCAGGTGGCCCCGCTGCTCTCTCCATGGACCAAGAGCACTTCTACCTGCACGTCGAAAATTTTAACAGTAGACCCGAAGACAGGCACATCTGCTTCTACCCCAAATCAAAAGATGTTGGACTAAGAATGTAAAAACAACCAGGCTCCTGGGTTCGCAGAAGACCAAAGGTTGCGTTTCGAAATCACCACCTGGATTTCCGTATGATTCTAGAGGGCTAAGCTGGAGAACGAACACAGGGTTTGCTAATGCGGAGAGTGGCAGAGGGGCCGGATGCCGAGAGATGAGGGATAGGTAGGCGATTGAGGGGTCTTTCTTGGGCGTTTCTGGGCAGAGTGGAGCTGCTGGCTCCAGACTCTCTCCGTGAAGTGATTCTCCAGGGAGATTTCCTTGATTTACATGTTCGATGCATATTCATAGAATTCCACCTTAAAACAAACTGGACTCAAGCAAGGCCAATTTCTCAGCGTGGAAGAGCTTTTGCTTGAGCAATGACACACTGCAGTTGGATCCAATTCCCCCACATCTGGAAGCCACATGTCAGCAGCAGCTGTATAAAAGTCAGCCCAGCAAACGGAGGGTGACATTTCTGTAGCCAAAAGCCGGGGCAGTATGGACCTCACTCTTCTGTGGGTGCTTCTGCCACTGGTGAGCACAGCCTGGGGCCAGTATGGTGACTACGGGTACCATCCATACCAGCAGTACCAGGACTACAGTGACGACGGATGGGTGAACCTGAACCGTCAGGGCTTCAGCTACCAGTGTCCCCACGGGCAAGTGGTGGTAGCTGTGAGGAGCATCTTTAACAAGAAGGAGGGCTCTGACAGACAGTGGAACTATGCCTGCATGCCCACTCCCCAAAGCCTCGGGGAGCCCACTGAGTGCTGGTGGGAGGAGATCAACAGGGCTGGCATGGAATGGTAAGAAGGAGACAGCGCACTAGGGACGGGAGCATCTGTGCATGTACTTCATGGGGGAAGTTTGGACCTCG
This is a stretch of genomic DNA from Rattus rattus isolate New Zealand chromosome 10, Rrattus_CSIRO_v1, whole genome shotgun sequence. It encodes these proteins:
- the Dpt gene encoding dermatopontin; the encoded protein is MDLTLLWVLLPLVSTAWGQYGDYGYHPYQQYQDYSDDGWVNLNRQGFSYQCPHGQVVVAVRSIFNKKEGSDRQWNYACMPTPQSLGEPTECWWEEINRAGMEWYQKCSNNGLVAGFQSRYFESVLDREWQFYCCRYSKRCPYSCWMTTEYPGHYGEDMDMISYDYDFYMRGATTTFSAVERDRQWKFIMCRMTDYDCEFENV